CGCAACCTCGACCTGTCCACGCTGGTCGACGCCTCCTTCGTGAACGAGTCACAATGAGCGACAGACCATCTCGCACGCTTTTGCTGCTGCGGCACGGCGAGAGCCTGGCCAACGCCGAGGACCGGTTCGGCGGTTGGCTCGATTTCGCGTTGACCAACCGTGGACGCGACCAGGCGGCCGCGGCGGGCAAAACCATCAAGGCCGCGGGTCTGACCCCCACCGCCGTGCACACGTCGGTGCTCACCCGCGCGATCGACACCGCCAAAATCGCGATGGCCGAGACTAATTCACCCGCAATCGAACATCGGCGTAGCTGGCGCCTCAACGAACGGCACTACGGTGCGCTGCAGGGCCGCACCCGGGCCGAGGTACGCGCCGAGGTCGGCGCCGAACTGTACGGCGACTGGCGGCGGTCCTATCACCTCGCACCGCCCGCGGTGGATCCCGACGATCCGGCACACCCGCGCCATGACCCCAGGTACGCCGCGCTCCCGCCGGGCGAACTGCCTTCGACGGAATCGCTGGCGGCGGTACGCAGGCGTCTGGTGCCCTACTGGCAGGACGCC
This region of Mycolicibacterium goodii genomic DNA includes:
- a CDS encoding 2,3-bisphosphoglycerate-dependent phosphoglycerate mutase yields the protein MSDRPSRTLLLLRHGESLANAEDRFGGWLDFALTNRGRDQAAAAGKTIKAAGLTPTAVHTSVLTRAIDTAKIAMAETNSPAIEHRRSWRLNERHYGALQGRTRAEVRAEVGAELYGDWRRSYHLAPPAVDPDDPAHPRHDPRYAALPPGELPSTESLAAVRRRLVPYWQDAIAGDLWAGHVTLVVAHGNSLRALCTHLDGLTPDRVRTLEIPIGVPLRYDLDELLRPIRPGGVYLDATPANAGRAALIG